From a region of the Zingiber officinale cultivar Zhangliang chromosome 4B, Zo_v1.1, whole genome shotgun sequence genome:
- the LOC121974501 gene encoding exopolygalacturonase-like: MKRENPMPIPLLLLLLFYFAAAAGGCGGSTVVSVIDHGAMGNGRCYDTVAIQAAIDACAAAGGGRVRFPAGGDYLTATVRLRTGVVLDIEPGARILGGTRQRDYPADPARWYVVLAEGARRVGVTGGGEINGQGEAFVVRRDPRKNVMVSWNVTGLCRGDECRPRLVGFIDSADVEVSDVTLNQPAYWCLHLVRCENTLIRNVSIYGDFDSPNNDGIDIEDSNRTVIRNCHIDTGDDAICPKSSTGPVLDLLVTDCWIRTKSSAIKLGSASWFDFSRFFFHNITIVDSHRGLGMQIRDGGNVTDVVFSNIRISTRYYHPSWWGRAEPIYITTCPRDSASRTGSISNVLFINISAVSENGVFLSGSPGGLLSNLRFKDVNLTYRRWTKDPGDIYDYRPGCKEMVKRSTAGIMMEYVAGVEMEDVKMRWWRSNFPGWNNPLKIRPSTVNELSFKDWSSIEITELESSRS; encoded by the exons atgaagagagaaaaCCCGATGCcaatccctctcctcctcctgctTCTCTTTTACTTTGCCGCTGCCGCCGGTGGCTGCGGCGGATCGACCGTCGTATCCGTCATCGACCACGGCGCCATGGGAAACGGGCGTTGCTATGACACAGTGGCCATCCAGGCCGCAATCGACGCGTGCGCCGCGGCGGGTGGAGGGCGCGTTAGGTTTCCGGCCGGCGGGGATTACCTGACTGCGACGGTGCGGCTTCGGACCGGGGTAGTGCTCGACATCGAGCCCGGGGCTCGGATCCTCGGCGGCACGCGGCAGCGGGACTATCCGGCCGACCCGGCTCGGTGGTACGTGGTGCTGGCGGAAGGGGCGCGGCGGGTGGGCGTCACTGGCGGCGGGGAGATCAACGGGCAGGGCGAGGCGTTCGTGGTGCGGAGGGACCCGCGGAAGAACGTGATGGTGAGCTGGAACGTCACCGGGCTGTGCCGCGGCGACGAGTGCCGGCCGCGCCTCGTCGGGTTCATCGACTCCGCCGACGTGGAGGTCTCCGATGTAACCCTAAATCAACCGGCCTACTGGTG TCTCCATCTGGTGAGGTGCGAGAACACGTTGATCCGCAACGTCTCCATCTACGGCGACTTCGACTCGCCCAACAACGACGGAATCGACATCGAGGATTCCAACCGCACGGTCATCAGGAACTGCCACATCGACACAGGGGACGACGCGATATGCCCCAAATCCTCCACCGGCCCCGTCCTCGACCTGCTAGTCACCGACTGCTGGATCCGGACGAAGTCTTCCGCCATCAAGCTCGGCAGCGCCAGCTGGTTCGACTTCAGCAGGTTCTTCTTCCACAACATCACCATCGTCGACTCCCACAGAGGCCTCGGCATGCAAATCCGCGACGGAG GAAATGTGACGGACGTGGTGTTCTCCAACATCAGAATCAGCACGAGATACTACCACCCTTCGTGGTGGGGGAGAGCAGAGCCCATCTACATCACGACCTGCCCCAGGGACTCCGCCTCCAGGACCGGCTCCATCTCCAACGTCCTCTTCATCAACATCTCAGCCGTGTCGGAGAACGGAGTCTTCCTGTCAGGCTCGCCTGGCGGCCTCCTCAGCAATCTCAGGTTCAAGGACGTTAACTTGACCTATCGGAGATGGACCAAGGATCCCGGAGACATCTACGATTACCGTCCGGGTTGCAAGGAGATGGTGAAGCGCAGCACGGCAGGGATAATGATGGAGTACGTCGCCGGCGTGGAGATGGAGGATGTGAAGATGAGATGGTGGAGGAGTAACTTCCCCGGATGGAACAATCCCCTCAAGATCAGACCTTCCACTGTCAATGAACTCTCATTCAAGGATTGGAGCTCTATCGAGATCACAGAACTCGAATCCTCACGTTCTTAA